The proteins below come from a single Drosophila miranda strain MSH22 chromosome Y unlocalized genomic scaffold, D.miranda_PacBio2.1 Contig_Y1_pilon, whole genome shotgun sequence genomic window:
- the LOC117191229 gene encoding pre-mRNA-splicing factor syf1 homolog, whose protein sequence is MSVYDRATSAVKEEEMFDMYNIFVKKAAEIYGLPRTREIYEKAIEALHEQHMRHMCVKFAELETKLG, encoded by the coding sequence ATGTCCGTCTACGATCGCGCCACGTCCGCCGTCAAGGAAGAGGAGATGTTCGACATGTACAACATATTCGTGAAGAAGGCCGCCGAGATCTACGGCCTGCCACGCACCAGGGAGATCTACGAGAAGGCCATCGAGGCTCTGCATGAGCAGCATATGCGCCACATGTGCGTCAAATTCGCCGAGCTGGAGACGAAGCTGGGCTAG